A genome region from Bdellovibrionota bacterium includes the following:
- a CDS encoding response regulator: MNLNGWVYHTNIILLKTGKIERTFSKAVSSLRGFVLTEKKEFIEPYYESKDIYQELLKELESKVSDNVMQTRRAVEIKKQYDNWVSFAEKTLEIQRKNGKRAATDHILEGQGKKIVDTLYVQFGEFRDAEESLRNKRVYSQHRFARIAMGVAIVLSLLFGILIAVYGRRQLLGLSTSYEDILELQVKQNETLKIQNWMKSGQAELGIVMTSDMLLKDLSEKILQYVAQFVKAKIGVMYIANDHQVFEIKSTYAHAQETFPLKSFKIGETLLGQVAREGEIVQTKDLPPEYFKITSGVGEMSPKHVVIVPISYNKQVNSLIELGFIDDVNPQSLEWLNQVGESIGTAIKTAKYKDHLEVLLEEVQNQAEELQSQQEELRVNNEELEEQTKILKETQSHLESQHAELEQTNSQLEEQTQALENQADILNEKNQQLNLAQEDLKKKAEELKKSSQYKSEFLANMSHELRTPLNSSLILAKLLADNKDKNLTGQQVEYAEQILNSSNDLLHLINDILDLSKVEAGKLEVSADNIPLKKFTSNLEKMFLPLAKEKNLNFAIDISNDTPQEIFTDSLRLEQVLKNLLSNAIKFTKKGSVTLTISKSKDYSSFLDFSVVDTGIGIDSDKLEVIFEAFKQADGTTNRMYGGTGLGLSISRNLAYLLGGKISVKSVKGKGSTFTVFIPQKLNDIGKQDAISRDLPTQPESKPVVEEVRKPFVVDDRDKITENSNVVLIVEDDPKFARILYGMAKASNFESIITDHASDALELALTIKPQAILLDVKLPDHSGLIVLDQLKHNVSTKHIPVHIISGMDFVKDALEMGAVGYAIKPAGDEELKKVFSLLKEKILETTQKVLIVEDDKTQRMAIRHLIRNNKVQTVAVGSGTEALEALTKEEYSCMIVDLNLPDMTGFELLEKISETKLGGNLPVIVYTGRDLSMTEEDRLRKYSKSVIVKGAKSPERLLSEVTLFLHQVETELDPDRQKVLEELRSREKIFESKKILIVDDDMRNVFALTAAFEQKGAKIVVAKNGQESLKRLQEDTVDIVLMDIMMGIMDGYKAIQEIRKQKKFAKLPIIALTAKAMKDDRELCLNAGANDYLTKPIDIEKLLSLVRVWISHSGRV, encoded by the coding sequence ATGAATCTTAATGGCTGGGTGTATCACACAAACATTATTCTCTTAAAAACTGGAAAAATAGAACGAACTTTTTCTAAGGCTGTTTCCTCTCTTAGAGGGTTTGTTTTGACGGAAAAAAAAGAATTCATCGAGCCTTACTATGAATCTAAAGATATATATCAAGAACTTTTAAAGGAGCTAGAATCTAAGGTATCTGATAACGTTATGCAAACCCGCAGAGCTGTAGAAATAAAAAAACAATATGATAATTGGGTATCATTTGCGGAAAAAACGTTAGAAATTCAAAGAAAAAATGGAAAGCGAGCCGCAACTGATCATATATTGGAAGGGCAAGGAAAAAAAATTGTCGATACTCTCTATGTACAATTCGGTGAATTTCGAGATGCCGAAGAAAGCCTGAGAAATAAGCGCGTTTATTCTCAACATCGTTTTGCACGTATAGCAATGGGTGTGGCCATTGTATTGAGTTTGCTTTTTGGAATTTTGATTGCGGTTTATGGTCGTAGACAACTTTTAGGTCTTTCGACTTCTTATGAAGACATTCTAGAATTGCAAGTTAAGCAAAATGAAACGTTAAAAATACAAAATTGGATGAAGTCAGGGCAAGCAGAGCTGGGTATTGTAATGACCTCCGATATGCTTTTAAAAGATTTAAGTGAAAAAATTCTCCAGTATGTAGCGCAATTTGTAAAAGCAAAAATTGGGGTGATGTATATTGCCAACGATCATCAAGTGTTTGAAATAAAATCAACATACGCTCATGCTCAAGAAACATTTCCCCTGAAGAGCTTTAAAATTGGTGAAACGTTATTGGGACAAGTGGCCAGAGAAGGCGAGATTGTACAAACCAAAGACCTACCTCCTGAATACTTTAAAATCACATCTGGAGTGGGGGAGATGAGTCCTAAGCATGTTGTTATTGTTCCTATTTCTTACAATAAGCAGGTGAACTCGCTTATTGAACTTGGATTTATAGATGATGTGAATCCTCAATCTTTGGAATGGTTAAATCAAGTAGGCGAAAGTATCGGCACTGCTATAAAGACAGCCAAGTACAAAGACCATCTTGAAGTTCTCCTGGAGGAAGTCCAAAATCAAGCGGAAGAACTTCAATCTCAACAAGAAGAGTTACGGGTCAATAACGAAGAGTTAGAAGAACAAACGAAAATTTTAAAAGAAACTCAATCTCATTTAGAATCCCAACATGCAGAACTTGAACAAACCAACTCTCAGTTAGAAGAACAAACGCAAGCTCTAGAAAATCAAGCTGATATTTTGAATGAAAAGAATCAACAGCTGAATTTAGCTCAAGAAGATCTCAAGAAAAAAGCAGAGGAACTCAAGAAATCTAGCCAATATAAATCTGAATTTTTAGCAAACATGTCTCATGAATTGAGAACTCCACTGAATAGCTCGTTGATTCTAGCCAAATTGCTTGCAGACAATAAAGATAAGAATCTCACTGGGCAGCAGGTAGAGTATGCAGAACAGATTTTAAACTCTAGCAATGATCTATTGCATCTTATCAATGATATTTTGGATTTATCAAAAGTCGAAGCTGGTAAGCTAGAAGTCTCTGCAGATAATATTCCATTAAAAAAATTCACTTCAAATTTAGAAAAAATGTTTTTACCTTTGGCAAAAGAAAAAAATTTGAATTTTGCAATCGACATATCTAACGATACACCTCAAGAAATTTTCACTGATTCATTGAGATTGGAGCAAGTACTTAAGAATTTATTATCGAATGCTATCAAATTCACGAAGAAAGGTTCTGTCACTCTGACGATTTCTAAATCTAAAGATTATTCGTCCTTCCTTGATTTTTCTGTCGTAGATACGGGGATCGGAATTGATTCGGATAAGCTAGAAGTTATTTTTGAAGCTTTTAAACAAGCCGATGGTACCACCAATAGAATGTACGGTGGAACGGGCCTAGGATTATCAATTTCTAGAAATCTCGCTTATCTTTTGGGCGGAAAGATAAGCGTAAAAAGTGTAAAAGGTAAAGGCAGTACATTTACAGTTTTTATTCCCCAAAAGTTAAATGATATAGGAAAACAAGATGCCATTTCTCGTGATCTGCCAACTCAACCCGAATCAAAACCTGTGGTTGAGGAAGTAAGAAAACCTTTCGTCGTAGATGATAGAGACAAAATCACGGAGAACTCCAACGTAGTCTTGATTGTTGAAGATGATCCTAAATTTGCCAGAATACTTTATGGAATGGCCAAAGCTTCTAATTTTGAGTCTATTATTACGGATCATGCCTCGGATGCCTTAGAATTAGCTTTGACTATAAAGCCTCAAGCTATTTTGTTGGACGTAAAACTTCCGGATCACAGCGGTCTTATCGTACTTGATCAATTGAAACACAATGTCTCCACAAAGCATATTCCTGTGCACATTATTTCAGGAATGGATTTCGTGAAGGATGCTTTAGAAATGGGTGCAGTAGGTTATGCAATAAAACCAGCAGGAGATGAAGAGCTAAAAAAAGTATTCTCACTCTTAAAAGAAAAAATTTTAGAAACTACGCAGAAAGTTTTGATTGTTGAGGATGATAAAACTCAGAGAATGGCCATAAGACATCTCATCCGAAACAATAAAGTGCAAACAGTTGCGGTAGGTTCAGGTACTGAAGCGCTGGAGGCTCTCACAAAAGAAGAATACAGTTGCATGATTGTAGATCTGAATCTTCCTGATATGACTGGGTTTGAGCTTTTGGAAAAAATTTCTGAGACCAAATTAGGCGGAAATCTTCCGGTGATTGTTTATACAGGGAGAGACCTCTCAATGACAGAAGAGGATAGGCTTAGAAAATATTCTAAATCTGTTATTGTTAAAGGCGCAAAATCTCCAGAGCGATTGTTGAGTGAAGTTACGCTATTCTTACATCAAGTGGAAACAGAACTTGATCCTGATCGCCAAAAAGTACTTGAAGAACTAAGAAGTCGTGAAAAAATATTTGAATCCAAGAAAATTCTTATAGTTGATGATGACATGAGAAACGTATTTGCATTGACGGCAGCTTTTGAGCAAAAAGGAGCAAAGATAGTTGTTGCCAAAAATGGCCAAGAATCTTTGAAGAGACTTCAGGAGGATACGGTTGACATCGTATTGATGGATATCATGATGGGCATTATGGATGGCTATAAAGCCATACAGGAAATTCGAAAACAAAAGAAATTTGCAAAGCTTCCGATAATTGCTCTGACCGCAAAGGCAATGAAAGATGATAGAGAGCTTTGCTTAAATGCCGGTGCTAATGATTACCTAACAAAGCCAATTGATATTGAAAAATTATTATCTTTGGTTCGAGTTTGGATATCTCACAGCGGGAGAGTCTAA
- a CDS encoding CheR family methyltransferase — MCSEENFDIEVKLLIEAIYEKYSYDFRSYAMASVKRRLHMILNKYKFRTVSRLQEKILYDPNFFLSVLQFLTITTTEMFRDPFYYLTIRENVIPILKTYPSLKIWIAGCSTGEEVYSFAILLQEEGLLECTTIYATDINPVSIKKAEDGIFSAENIKEYESNYKKSGGKQNFSDYFVVSYGAALFDKSLKKNIVFADHSLATDSVFSEMQMISCRNVLIYFSRELQEHALGLFSGSLCRSGFLGLGSKETIRFSSHFQCFNEFSKQEKIYQKK, encoded by the coding sequence ATGTGCTCTGAAGAGAATTTTGATATTGAAGTTAAACTTTTAATTGAGGCTATATATGAAAAGTATAGCTATGATTTTAGAAGTTACGCAATGGCTTCAGTTAAGCGCAGATTGCATATGATTTTAAATAAATATAAGTTTAGAACGGTATCAAGGCTTCAAGAAAAAATTCTTTATGATCCGAATTTTTTCTTATCCGTTTTACAGTTTTTAACGATCACTACCACTGAAATGTTTAGGGATCCTTTTTATTATTTAACGATAAGAGAAAATGTTATTCCCATCTTAAAAACCTATCCTTCTCTTAAAATATGGATTGCGGGATGCAGTACAGGAGAAGAGGTGTATTCTTTTGCTATTCTTCTTCAGGAGGAAGGACTCTTAGAGTGCACCACGATTTATGCAACGGATATCAATCCTGTAAGCATTAAAAAAGCTGAAGATGGGATTTTCTCAGCAGAGAATATTAAAGAATATGAATCCAACTATAAAAAAAGTGGGGGAAAGCAAAACTTTTCAGATTACTTTGTTGTGAGTTACGGAGCAGCACTCTTTGACAAATCCCTTAAGAAAAATATTGTTTTCGCAGACCATAGCTTGGCAACGGATAGTGTTTTTTCGGAGATGCAAATGATTTCTTGCCGAAACGTATTGATTTACTTTAGTCGTGAATTGCAAGAACACGCTTTGGGTTTATTCTCTGGCAGTTTGTGCCGAAGTGGATTTCTAGGGTTGGGCTCTAAGGAAACCATTCGCTTCTCGAGTCACTTTCAATGTTTTAATGAATTTTCAAAACAAGAAAAAATTTATCAAAAAAAATAA
- a CDS encoding ATP-binding protein: MNNKLLIKLLIVDDRKENIFSLKSLLEDTGAEIFSASSGADALGLMIDNDFALALVDVQMPEMDGFELAELMHGADKTKNIPIIFVTAASESSGFAFKGYERGAVDFMYKPINPAILKSKVRIFMELDAQKELLQFKMKELRHAKEAAENANRLKSAFLANISHEIRTPLNAIIGFADILSAENIASEERIEYSTIISRNGKSLVYIINDILDLSKVEAGHIEIENINYSPQQVVNEALDLMIVKVDKKNIALKMNVSKNFPQTSVADPTRLKQILTNIIGNAIKFTEKGSVTVSLSYSEEDQMLSFTVEDTGMGIANDQAEKLFKPFMQADNSITRKFGGTGLGLVLAKRLAQLMGGDVVLLKTNINEGSSFVIKIKHSDGNSL; encoded by the coding sequence TTGAACAATAAATTATTGATAAAATTATTGATAGTGGACGATAGGAAAGAAAATATTTTTTCCTTGAAATCATTGCTCGAAGATACTGGCGCTGAAATTTTTTCTGCAAGCTCTGGTGCCGACGCTTTAGGTCTTATGATTGACAATGACTTTGCTTTGGCACTTGTAGATGTCCAAATGCCAGAAATGGATGGCTTCGAACTTGCCGAGCTTATGCATGGCGCAGATAAAACAAAAAATATTCCGATTATATTTGTGACAGCCGCTTCAGAGTCTTCGGGATTCGCATTTAAAGGTTATGAAAGAGGTGCCGTTGACTTTATGTATAAGCCAATCAACCCAGCTATTCTTAAAAGCAAAGTTCGCATATTTATGGAGCTCGATGCCCAGAAAGAACTTCTTCAATTTAAAATGAAAGAGTTAAGGCATGCCAAGGAAGCTGCGGAAAATGCGAATCGATTAAAGTCTGCATTTTTAGCTAACATAAGTCATGAAATTAGAACTCCACTCAATGCGATTATAGGCTTCGCGGATATCTTGAGCGCTGAAAATATTGCCTCAGAAGAAAGAATCGAGTATTCGACAATTATTTCTCGCAATGGAAAATCATTGGTGTATATCATCAATGATATTTTGGATTTATCTAAAGTAGAAGCTGGTCACATAGAAATAGAGAATATAAATTATTCTCCACAACAAGTAGTTAATGAAGCTTTAGATCTCATGATTGTAAAAGTAGACAAAAAAAATATCGCTTTAAAAATGAATGTTTCTAAAAATTTTCCGCAAACATCTGTAGCAGATCCGACGAGATTAAAACAAATTCTAACCAACATCATTGGCAATGCCATTAAATTCACGGAGAAAGGTAGCGTTACCGTGTCTCTTTCTTACTCAGAAGAAGACCAAATGCTCTCTTTTACAGTTGAAGACACGGGGATGGGAATTGCTAATGACCAGGCAGAAAAGCTTTTCAAGCCTTTCATGCAGGCAGACAATTCTATTACCAGAAAATTTGGAGGCACGGGGTTAGGGTTAGTATTAGCAAAACGCCTAGCTCAACTTATGGGTGGTGATGTGGTACTTTTAAAAACCAATATCAACGAGGGAAGCTCTTTTGTTATCAAGATCAAACACTCTGATGGCAATTCTCTTTAA
- a CDS encoding sulfite exporter TauE/SafE family protein, translated as MSLLLFFILGLSVGILGTLMGIGGGIILIPVLLALYPELPPQHITAISLFCVAINSTVGSISYLIKKKVHLRSAALFSLASLPGAWLGVQLNGMLNRNTYETSFGAFLFIMGVYLFIKKPKPSSTVNTHQLNPNRKTYILGTIGSFFVGIFASVLGLGGGIIHVPFLIEVVQFPAHVAVATSHTILAVSTIVASAEHYINQTLTFHQPVVFYIAAGIALGAPFGAKLSSRVKGTTIVRLLSVALILAALRLVFF; from the coding sequence TGGAATTCTAGGAACACTCATGGGTATTGGCGGAGGAATTATTTTGATTCCCGTGTTACTCGCTCTTTACCCTGAATTGCCCCCTCAGCATATTACCGCCATAAGTTTATTCTGTGTTGCAATTAATTCTACGGTGGGCTCCATTTCCTATTTGATAAAAAAGAAAGTCCATCTGCGCTCAGCCGCTTTATTTTCCCTGGCCAGTCTTCCCGGCGCATGGCTAGGCGTACAACTAAATGGTATGCTAAATAGAAATACCTATGAGACATCCTTTGGTGCTTTTTTATTTATCATGGGTGTCTATCTTTTTATTAAGAAGCCAAAACCAAGTTCCACCGTCAATACTCATCAACTCAATCCGAATCGAAAAACTTACATTCTAGGCACTATAGGGAGTTTTTTTGTTGGAATATTTGCAAGCGTTTTGGGACTTGGTGGTGGAATCATCCACGTCCCTTTTTTGATCGAAGTAGTTCAATTCCCTGCTCACGTTGCAGTAGCAACTTCGCACACTATACTAGCAGTCTCGACAATTGTGGCCAGTGCTGAACACTACATCAATCAAACTTTAACCTTTCATCAACCGGTGGTCTTTTATATTGCAGCCGGAATTGCGCTAGGCGCACCATTTGGAGCAAAATTATCTTCACGGGTGAAGGGTACAACCATTGTAAGACTTTTGAGCGTAGCTCTGATATTGGCAGCTCTACGATTGGTATTTTTTTAA